Below is a genomic region from Rhodospirillum centenum SW.
GACACCTATGGTCTGAAGGTGATCTATGACGGTGCGCATGCCTTCGGAACCGAAATCGACGGGCAGCCGATCACGGATTTTGGCGACGTCACGATGCTCTCGTTCCACGCCACCAAGCTGTTCCATACCGCTGAGGGCGGCGCCCTGGCGGTCAGAGATGAAAAGCTGAAAAAAAGAATCGATCTTCTTAAGAACTTTGGCATAAAGAATGAAGAAGAAGTCATTCTTCCTGGCATAAACGGCAAAATGAATGAGCTTCAGGCAGCCTTGGGATTGCTGACCCTGAAGATGGTGGCCGAGGAAAAGGACGCCCGGTCACGGATCGCGGACGTTTACCGTGAGAGGCTGCCAGACATCCCCGGTGTGCGTTGCGTCAATGTCCCGGCGAATGTCCGTGACAGCCATCAGTATTTCGTGATCCGGGTTGATGCGGCGGCTGCAAGATTGACGCGCGACGAGCTTTATGAGCGTATGCGTGATTTCAATGTCTTTCCGCGCAAATACTTCTATCCGCTTTGCTCCGAGTATAACTGTTACCGGGCCTTGCCGAGTGCCGCACCGGAGAATCTGCCCCACGCGCATCGCGCCGCCCGGGAGGTGCTGTCCCTCCCTCTGTTCAGCGCTCTGGGGACGGATGGTGCGGCACGGATCTGTGACATCCTCGAACATCTCCTCGCCGGCTGAACCATGGATACCCCGAAAGTCAGCGTCGTCATCGCCGCCTACAATCATGCCGACTTCGTTGTCGAGGCCGTCGAGAGCGTCCTGGGACAGGCTGCGTTTCCTGTGGAGGTCGTGGTCACCGACGACGGGTCCGCGGACGACACCGCGGAGCGGTTGAGGGCTGTCGCCAGGGACGAGCCGCGGCTCCGGCTGAACGTGTTCGACGGGAACCGGGGGGCCTGCATCGCCATGAACGATGCCCTCTCCCGGTCCCGCGGAGACTATGTGGCCGTTCTGAATTCGGATGATCGCAGTCTTCCGGGGCGTCTTGAGCGTCAGGCCGGCTTTCTCGATGACAACCCGGGCATCGCCGCCGTCTTCGGGTTGCCCCGGTTCATCACGGAATCCGGTGCGGCCTTCACCGATTCAAGCCACAAGGACTTCTCCGTCTTCCGGCAGGAGAACAGGCCCCGGGCCGACTGGCTCCGCCATTTCTTCTTCTGGGGCAACTGCCTCTGCCATCCGACGGCGATGGTTCGCCGGGCTGTCTATGCGGAGGTCGGGGGCTATGATCCGCGGCTTGCGCAACTGCCGGATCTGGACATGTGGGTGCGTATCTGCGCGCGTCACGGGATTCATGTCATGGCGGAGGAGATGGTCGAATTCCGCATCCTCTCCGGGCAGCGCAATGCCAGCGCCGCGCGGCCCGACGTGCTGGCCCGCGACGCCTGGGAGAGGACCCGGATTCTGGAACGCTTTCTCGACCTCGACGACGCGGTGTTCCAGGCCGCCTTCCGGCAGGACCTCCTGGAACTGGGGGTGCCGCCCGATGCGGCCCGCCCGGTCGCCCTGGCGCGTCTGGCGCTCAAGGGGTGCTGGCCGGCGCACCGCACCTTCGCCCTGGACCAGCTTTACAGGGCCCTGGGACCGACCGGCACGGCCGGTCCGGGGGGGCCGACCTGCGCGGAGTTCCACCGGCTGGTGGGGGGACAGGACGTGACCTTTGACGGCGGGCGCTGAGATGGCCGATCCTGCGGTCAGCGTCGTCATCCCGGCCTACAATCACGCCGCCTATGTCGGCGCCGCGATCGAGAGCGTTCTCGGTCAGAGCCTGACGGCGCTGGAACTCATCGTCATCGATGACGGGTCGCGCGATGCGACGGCAGAGCGGGTCGAAGCCTACCTCGGCGACCCGCGGGTCCGGCTGGAGCGGCAGGCGAATGCGGGATCGCACGCGGCGATCAACCGTGGCGTCGCCCTGGCCCGGGCGCCCTGGGTCGCCATCCTCAATTCCGACGACGTGTTCCATCCCGACCGGCTGGCGCGGATGCTGTCGTCCTGCCGGTCCAACGGGTGGGAGTTCGCCGTCAGCGGCTTCGACCTGATCGACGGCGAGGGGCAGCCCATCGACGCGCCCGACCACTGGCTGAGGCGCCGCACGGATCCGGTGTGGACCTACACCCGCGCCCATGGCGTCTGGCCGGGCATCCTTTTCGGAAACTTTACCGTTTCCACCTCCAACTTCTTCTTCAGCCGCGACCTCTGGCGCCGGATCGGGCCGTTCGCCCGTTACCGTTACGTGCTGGACTGGGACTGGGCGCTGCGGGCCATCGCCGCCGCCCCGGCGCGGGCAGGCTGGCTGCCGGACGAGGCGCTGTTCAGCTACCGACTGCACGGCAGCAACACGATCTCCGGGGCCGGCCTGCGCAGCAGTTTCGAGATCGAACTGCTGCTGCGCCGGGCCCTGCTCCGCCGGCTGCCGGAGTGGGCTCCGGGCATCGCCCGCATGCGGCAGTTCGGGCGCGATGCGCGCCGTACCGCCGCCGCCCAGGCGGTCGGCCGTACCGTCGCGGCGCACGAGGCCGAACTGGCCGAGGTCCACACCGGATACCGGGCCGAGCTGGACCGTGTCCACGCGGCTCACCGGGCCGAACTGGGCGAGGTCCATGCCGGTTACCGGACCCGGATCGCGGCCCTGGACGCCGAGCTGGTCCAGGTGCACCACGGTTACCGGACGGAGATCGACCGTCTGGCCGCCGAGCAGGCGCAGGAACGGGAGTGGTTCGCCCGAGTCCTGGAGACCGAGCGCGCCGCGGCTGCGCTGGAGGCCGACGGGCTCCGGCAGGCGCTGCAGGCCGAGCGCGAGAATGCCGAGGCCACCCGCGCCTACTACGAAGCCCGTCTGGCCGCGATCTATTCATCGACCTCCTGGGCGTTCAGCCGGCCGGTGCGTGCCGTGGGGCGCCTCTTCCACGCCCTTCGCGGCGTTGGCGGCGGTAGGGCCCGATGATAGATATGCCGCCGTTCCAGGACCCGGTCGGGCACTCCGGCGCGACCGCCCTTCTCCGCAACGAAACGCTGCCCCTGATGACCGTCCCCGCCGAACCGTTGTCCCCCAGTTCCGCTCCGACCCCTCCCGCACGGGGCGATGCGCCCCGGGGCGACCTGCTGGTCCGTCTCGATGCCTGTCTGCGGCTTCTTGAGGCGTCCCGGACGTCTGCCGACGAGGGCGGCGGGCGGATCGACGCCGGGGTTCTCCGGCGGGAGCTGGAGGCCGCGGGGCTTGCCGCGGCACGTCTGGAACAGCGGCTGCTGGCCTCGGACCAGGAGCTGGGCCGCCTCACGGCGGAGCTGACCGTCTCCCGTCAGGAGCTGGCGGACCGCGAGCTGAGGTTGCGCGAGATTCTCGCCTCCAGCTCCTGGCGGCTGAGCGCGCCGGTCCGGGTCCTGGGACGGCTGGTGCGCCGGCTGCGTGCGCTGCTGGGGCGCTGGGGGGGTGGGGGGGCGCCGGCCCTGCCCGCCACCACCGCTGCAACCGCGATCGCCGCCGCACCGGCCGGGCCGCCGGCCCTGTCCGCGCCCCGTCCCCAGCGGCCGCCGCCGCCGGACGCGCAGCGCCTGCGCATCGCCACCCTGGCCGCGGCCGCGCCCGAGGTGTCGGTCATCATCCCGGTGTTCAACCAGATCCCCTACACCCTGGCCTGCCTGGACAGCATCGCCCGCGCCCTGCCGCGGGTGCCGTTCGAGGTCATCGTCGTGGATGATGCGTCCAGCGACGCGACCGCGGCCGAACTGGCCGGGCGGGACGATATCCGCTACCTGCGCAACCCGGAGAATCTGGGGTTCGTCGGCGCCTGCAACCGCGGCGCGGCGGAGGCGAGGGGGCGGCTGCTGATGTTCCTCAACAACGACACCACCGTCGAGCCGGGCTGGCTCGACCGGCTGGTGGAGACGCTGGAGCGGCATCCGGATGCGGGCCTGGTCGGATCGAAGCTGATCTACCCCGACGGCCGGCTTCAGGAAGCGGGGGGGATCGTCTTCACCGACGCCTCCGGGTGGAACTGGGGGCGGCTGGGCAGCCCCGACGATCCTGCGGTGAACTATCTGCGCGACGTGGACTACTGCTCCGGTGCCGCCATCCTGGTGCGGGCGGATCTGTTCCGCCGGCTGGGCGGCTTCGATACCCGGTACGCGCCGGCCTATT
It encodes:
- a CDS encoding DegT/DnrJ/EryC1/StrS family aminotransferase, whose product is MLPPLAEYSALLEKVWDSGWLTNGGRQHQELERALSAHLQAPHLSLFNNGTIALIVACQALGVSGEVITTPFTFPATPHVLSWNNVTPVFCDVDPETLCIDASRIERLVTGRTSAILAVHVYGIPCAVEAIQQVADTYGLKVIYDGAHAFGTEIDGQPITDFGDVTMLSFHATKLFHTAEGGALAVRDEKLKKRIDLLKNFGIKNEEEVILPGINGKMNELQAALGLLTLKMVAEEKDARSRIADVYRERLPDIPGVRCVNVPANVRDSHQYFVIRVDAAAARLTRDELYERMRDFNVFPRKYFYPLCSEYNCYRALPSAAPENLPHAHRAAREVLSLPLFSALGTDGAARICDILEHLLAG
- a CDS encoding glycosyltransferase family 2 protein; the encoded protein is MDTPKVSVVIAAYNHADFVVEAVESVLGQAAFPVEVVVTDDGSADDTAERLRAVARDEPRLRLNVFDGNRGACIAMNDALSRSRGDYVAVLNSDDRSLPGRLERQAGFLDDNPGIAAVFGLPRFITESGAAFTDSSHKDFSVFRQENRPRADWLRHFFFWGNCLCHPTAMVRRAVYAEVGGYDPRLAQLPDLDMWVRICARHGIHVMAEEMVEFRILSGQRNASAARPDVLARDAWERTRILERFLDLDDAVFQAAFRQDLLELGVPPDAARPVALARLALKGCWPAHRTFALDQLYRALGPTGTAGPGGPTCAEFHRLVGGQDVTFDGGR
- a CDS encoding glycosyltransferase — encoded protein: MADPAVSVVIPAYNHAAYVGAAIESVLGQSLTALELIVIDDGSRDATAERVEAYLGDPRVRLERQANAGSHAAINRGVALARAPWVAILNSDDVFHPDRLARMLSSCRSNGWEFAVSGFDLIDGEGQPIDAPDHWLRRRTDPVWTYTRAHGVWPGILFGNFTVSTSNFFFSRDLWRRIGPFARYRYVLDWDWALRAIAAAPARAGWLPDEALFSYRLHGSNTISGAGLRSSFEIELLLRRALLRRLPEWAPGIARMRQFGRDARRTAAAQAVGRTVAAHEAELAEVHTGYRAELDRVHAAHRAELGEVHAGYRTRIAALDAELVQVHHGYRTEIDRLAAEQAQEREWFARVLETERAAAALEADGLRQALQAERENAEATRAYYEARLAAIYSSTSWAFSRPVRAVGRLFHALRGVGGGRAR